aatgtcaatttggtccctgaggtaggtcattttttgacctttttcgggctgtagcgcgaaatcacatttgccgagaagtttcgggttttgccagagcgTGTCTCATATAGccgtacggcaaatcagctcatacacattaggtgacgtcgctcaaatccgatgtttcttgtagcgaacggagctacgtggtcatggaaattgggtgttttttcaatctcaaaaacagtttgggggtaaagttacatcgtctaaaagatatccagttttgttaactagcttcttagctttccgtagatatcaaacttgtcatatttctagattctctataaatttcgGCTTTAAAACAGGGCTGATGTCTGTAAGTTGCTATAATGTTAAGGACATTTAAAAGTGTAATTGCCTCTGATATCATTAATCGGACATTTAAAAAGTGACAGAAAATGTAACAACTCTTGTCATTTGGACTTAAATCTTTCCTATAATTTCATAGCTGGAAGGTGATTAGGTAAACTGAGGTTCTACCTTTTGTAGGTAAATGTGTTTTCAGAAACAAAATctaccaaaaacaaacaaacaaactaaaactaccaaactgaaaaaaaaaataagacaaacaTGTCTGCTCTTAGATATCTATCACACTTTCCCCATCGTTCGACTAACAAACTGCGCTCTCCAATGGATACCACGGTGCTCCAGATACTAAGTGCAAAAACTCAGGCTGATGAGAGTAGTTTCTCATTTTGTGAACCATCAGCATGGAATACCCGGTCAAAGGAACTCCGGTCATCACCCTTATTGTCAATTTTCAAAGACCTCGTCATTGAGAAAATGTTATTATGTTAATAGCATTGATCAGTTTGATAGGAAATGCGCTGTACAAAAGACTGTGTATTGATAGTATCATTACTGGAAAAAATCAAGGGGAGAGacgtccccctcccccttcgatATCACCGCCTATGAGTAGAATAACCAAGTCGTTAATGATGTACCTACAATGTGAGTTGTTTATGACTGTGCCCTCGATAGGCAATTGTAGGGCAAGGCTACCAAGGGCACTCTTTGCAGTCATCGCCCCTCTATCAATGTCTATTCAGTATGATAAGAATGAGATTTTTGTGAGGCCCTGAAGAGCTCCGGTGGGCGTCAAGCTCCGCTACTCTTGTTGAGATGCCATCCATAATATCACTTTTACTGTCTATAATGCGACTGCCTGTTTCCTTTTATTAGAAATTCAGTGATTCAGCACATATCTTCACGATGAATCTAGTACTTCATTGCCCTCTCACAACACCTTTATCCATGCAGTtactgtatttgtatttgtgcaTAGTAAGTAATATATTTTATATCCAATAATTCATTCCATACAGTGTGGTTCTTCAAATTGGAGGAGATTCCTGATGTCCTTGGCGGAAAAACAGGGAAGAATCACCAACCTTCCGCCTCAGCTGGCACGCAAACAGTACAAACCAAAGGcacctctttcatttttctcgaAGAACCAAGTTCACGAACTAACTTTTCGACTGCGGCattacacaaaaattgtaaCCGTCCGACACCCGCTGATACGCTTCTTATCAGGGTACCGTGATAAATTCATCGAACATACTGACAAATTTCGCAAGGACATCCCAGCAAAGATACTTAAAGCTCGGTCTGGGAAAGTCGGTCCAAGACATGTAACGTTTCCAGAATTTGCAGGGTTTGTCACAAAAAATAACTGGACCCGGGGAACCGACCCACACTGGACTCCTCAGTATATACGTAGCCGACCTTGTGAACATGATTATGACATCATAGTCAAACTAGAAACCTCCCAAGATGACATGGCTTTCCTTCAGCATGAACTGGGTATTGAGAAATTCGGGACATACCAAAAGGAATACGAAGATCGGCATCGAGTCTCAAATGACAAAAAACTGATTGTATCGTTTTATCACCAATTAACAGAAGAACTATTTCATAGAGTCTGTGATTATTACAGTCTAGATTTTATGCTTTTCGGATACTACCGACCGAAATCTATAGCAGATGTGGAGAAGATATTCGATGATTTCGCTTGACAGAAGTTTCGAGTTGATACGAATTAACACCCGACTTCGTTTAATATAAGTGTTTCAATGAATATTATACATTGTGAGAGAAGATAACGTAATGTATAGCTAAGATTTCAGTGCAAAAGAAACACGCGATTTGATATCGAGCGATTGTGATACAAGTCCAAACTTTGACGTACAGTATACAGTAATGAATGAATTCCTTACTCCCTAAAAAAAAGCAAGCCAAATCACTGACGTCACTATTCAAACTGATAAATCTCGTATGCCACGATGTATCCAATCCAAGTATCCGTGACATACAACAACAATGGCCCTTTATGGTCAAGGTCATTTGCATACAATGATAATGCCAGTTGatagttttgtcattttttttttcagacgaagaaaaaaaaagaatagacaATGTTAAAATGCTTTCGAAAGGTGGAATGAAATGATTGTGTCAGACCAGATGCACAGATCTGCACTGATAAACATCAGATGTAAGTGTTTTTGCATTTAGAGCATTTGAGATCTGACCCTTCGTATAGAACAAACAATTTACTCAAAGATTTCAGCATTGTCTTCTCCCCCTGCTACGATTCTTTTTCCTATACTGAGCAGAAACCTCCGAAAATTTTATTTTCGCATTCCATCATTCCATCATCTTTGAGTAATGAGAGTAGGGGTGTTTTCTGCGTGCATTGATCTATATAGGCATGGAACTGCAACCACTTAGTTGATCTATAAGTGGGGAGTTATACACTGTCTTCAGAATATTACGTTAGATTGTGACAGTGAGTTCAATTGAGTTCTCAATTGGGACTGGACAATTACTGCTGAAATTTGTCTGAAAAAAATAGACTACAGTGTATCGTGATTTCTTTGGTCATGTCTCAAAGCGGATAGCTCCATCCATAAAAATATTACATTCTCCACTTAGTCAAACCCACTTAAGTGATCCCGTTTCATAGGTAAGCATGAAAGAATATCACTGGGATGTACGATAGATCACAATGGAGAATTTGATATGCATGGTGAAGACGTATAGAAACTCACAAGAGATACACACAGAAAAAAGTATTCCCTAATAAAAAGGGGTAAATTTTCAACGAAAAGGTTTTGAGCTCAATAATATGGTAGGGGTATATTTTACCCTTATTTACTGACTTCTGTGTGAAGGTGAGAACGATCAGAATGATATTTTACGTCATGATGAATGAGCACACATTTAAGGACAAAGTTGTCACTTTTAAAAGTCACAGGagtaatttttatgcctccgccacgaagtgtcgccggaggcattatgttttcgggttgtccttccttgtgtccgtccgtccgtccttccgtcttaatcaattttttgaaaagcGTATCCAAAAATCCGTGTGAGGTATCCTCATGAagcttggcatgtatatgtctATCAACTTTTTGGTGCACATGCTAAAGGTCAaatgatcaaaattttactatttcccccatatctatgcaatgccttcaggttttttcttgaaacttagtgtatacaatgtactacccATAATaaattctccagagagagtttcgcGCCATtacctcaaaggtcaaaggtcaagcgaaaatgttaaaatgtcagttttttctccatatctcggaaatggttcaaggtatctccATGGAACtcagtacatatgcatgtactgacaaGCAGTGGCTACCTAGGGAATTGGGGTGATGGAGTTAAAGGTCAGGACGAGGTCaatcaactcctcaaaatttcactgtttccctcatatatctatatatgcaatgcctgcagggtttttcttgaaacttagtgtaaacatgaattacccaatagagactctctggggaaaaaaaaaattgccagaagatcaaaggtcacaaggtcaatggtcaagtAAAATGCTAAATTTCGCTTCTTCCCCCATATCTCAAAAGTGGCTCCAGGTATCGTCATGAAACTTAGAACATATTTACACATGTTCTGCccgacagtgattctcttgggaattttagggtcatatggtcaaaggtcaagggtcaaaggccaggttaaagTGGTAACATTTTACTATATTTGATactgaaaatacattttttccatatcttgcaaattactcaatgcataaacttataaaagggtcaaaagtccaGCAAAAATCCTCAAGTCTTCCAATACCTGCTTTCTTACATAGAAATTTAGCCATTCACAATGAAACCTAGTTTAAGGTAAGTGAACATCCAACACATCTGTGACAAGCATTGTTATAACGTAtcatagacctattaggagaatagCGACATTTCGAGTTGGAGgtatggaaaaaagaaagaaaaatctatCCTCTGACCCCCTCTCAACTACCCTGACACTTTTAATTTTTCTGTTACGGTTAGGTGAGATTAAATTTAGGGGAAGATGGCAATGTCTAATCCACATATAACTTCCAAATTGACATTAGATGTTGCTACCAATAAGTAACAGCGTGTAATTTTGTGTGAACATGAAGAAGGAGTCGTTGTGAAGTGGTTGATAGAAAACACTAACAATGGAGCAAGAAAAGCCAAAACGTATTAACTGTTGATAATGCATAAGAGGGTCAAAAATGTGGTTaataaaacaacagcaaataaACAGTCACCAGAAGCAAAATGTTTCACCGACCCCTCCGTCAAGACTTTTGTGACTTTTAAAAAGTGATCGTTTTCCAAActgatgaaattcttccatccaGTTGTttttaattgcaactgattgacaaattgtccttcatcgacgtaaaaaTATACTTAATTAATTAGTGTTTAGTAGTAGAAATAAAACTATCAGCATATTACTTTTATACAATTATTCAACTCATAAATGTATGCATCATTATCCTTTCCTGCATCATCACTATACATCATCCACATTAGATAATAATCAGAAAGTCACCTGTTTCAACACTATTCACTAGGGCACActtaaatacaaaaataaagaggggatATAACAAAACACATCCCCCAAACACATCGCTTTTTATTTGCCTAAAtcgacaataaaaacaaaaatgacaccaaataAACCAATTTCTAGATTAACAAATACACAAATCTCACCCCAAGCAATCTCTCACTTACATATCCCCATTTGAGAtcatatattacataatataagGTTTGTTAACCTTATAACATTTAAACTTATTTAACTTCACGAAATGCCAAAACTTATCCGGCATCTTAAAGTAAAACACCGTGATATGAGTTTAATTTCACAATTGTTCAACCCCGTGAAAAATCATTTGATATACCAAACAGCAATGTGAATCCAATATTTATCAAGAATATAACATGAATACACAAAAACTGTACTCGTAAAAACTTATCTGATTACTCTGGCATTATAAGATAATAATGGAACCCATAGCAGGACGAAGGAACTATGTACCCGGTCAATGTCATACTGTTGTCATTCAAGTTTCTTTTCCGATCCAttcaatttcacgcattccacgctcgcagcactgaatctgcagtcaaattcaaaatccggtcattccttttcactatcggagcattcaaattcattattgGAGCATTCAgatttaagagaggagcacgcatttcagcaattagcattcaaattcactttaagctggcgacggaatctcgttggtcattcaaattcgtaaaTAGGCAACCCTGTTCCATACCAAacaactgcattcaatttaaaagaagtcctgaatttagttagtttggggtcgtgtatgtgtgtctttttcatttagctttgaataCACTGGGATATATGATGaagattatttattttgcagtatgggtccacctgttcattctAAGATTTGAACTCGGGCTTCACGagaaggaatatacaggcacattaggcactgtataggcctacagacgagcataataGGGAAGGTTGATTGACACGTTCGGAAAAAATTCTGACTACATCGAAACTGATAACATGAACATTGCatacgttttgtttgtttatagctatcttattggtttactttgcgggactatgtgagatcagtgtgtgtcagtttgtcttcaAATTGATGCATTGCCTTTGTGTGGTTAGTGTTGGGGAgttgtcagcatgcagtatcatcaaAGAATATGATTcgattgtctttgttttgtttggatgCATGCCATGCTTATTGGACCttacaattcaaaatgaaatgaaaaacgaAGAACACACGAACACAGAACAATGTAGAGCATTTAAACAATCATATTTACACTGTATGCACGCCTTCATGGCTTGTGTATGCCCTTTCCCCTTTCTTAAAAAAGtctactccattttcctcgttaaattgattTCACGAAGTACGAACTTGATCACCTGAAAACGAaattgaacgctccaaacaagctcatcggGACTATCACATGACTATTGCGTGactttgaatgcacgagtaggatATGCGATGCTCGCATTTGGAAATTAAACGCCCAAGCGTAAATTTGATTCGACGAAAACGAAAATGAACTCCCATGAATGAAATTGATctctcggattctgaatttaaatgcccgaatatttttgcgtgcgtgcgctgtGTCAATTTTAATGcacattcatgaatttgaatgacaacaagtatgaaattgacggggaaaacctatattaaaaCGAACTGATCTGCTCAGGCTAGACAGTGTGTGAGATCAGTCATTATGTTGTTTATTTTGACCATCATTCTTTCAACGTATCAATCTTTTACCACTGGTAATTCCAATTCCAATTCCAAACCAATGATTGGAATTTATCAATCAGTCGCAGTAGTGACCATTTTGTCTTTAATGTGTGCTCACTCATGCATAGCGTAACAGATGAATCACATTTTCACACAGAAGATAGTCGATAAGTATGCAAATACCCCTGCCAAAATGTTTCCTCAAAATCTATTCATTCCAAACTTATGCTACTTTGATTAATGGGTTAATACCTCTATAGAAGTCACCATTACTCCAATGGAGTATGATATTTGATGATAAAGATTTAATAAGAGATAAGTGTAGTAGCTttaaataagaaagaaaaaacagttAATCAAAATTAAGCAGAATGCCTCAAGGTCATATGGGCGAAAATCCGTTAATTATGTGTTTTATTTgcaaatttgtatatattttttctattcGTGTAGAATGTTATGACTCAAAAAACGAGTCAAAATTTTTAATTTATCAGATAAACGTTTATGAAATTGATTACTAATAATACTTTCTCCTTGTGAACGTTGCTTTACTTTGTAATCATTTTCTTGTCCCTCCTTCatctttatatgtatatatatatatatatatatatatatatatatgtcatattATTAGATTATTTGACTTTAAGTATAACATGCATAAATCATTCCTTTATCACAATGTTATTGTTTATTAACTCACTCGCACGGTTTCCACGCCATAGCAGCTAATAGTATAATGAGGAaactgttgtgttttttttttcagaaacagacTTTGTTTCAAACTCAAGCTTGTAAGCTCTGTGAATGCAAGGGTATCTGCACACATTAATAATGTGTGCAGATACCCTTGCATTCACTTAATAGTTTTGCGTATGTTTATAATCAGTTCGATGTTAAGAAAATCCTCTTAGTCGTTCGGTTGCcctacaaaatacaataaaaatcaGAATTTACACCTTCCCTACAGGGAgtgatttctttgattttctaACCATGACCTCAATTGTGTACTGTTCCTTTTATAAACAATATTGTTCCGAATTGCATAAATCAGAGCTAATTCCAATGTACTGTTATATTTGCATACTTAAAGAGTGTCACTATCGATTGCTATTTTTCACATCCTGCAAAGCATTTATGCagtgattcaattcaattcaattcaatttattcatttcataaaatcacagATAAAATATTTACATAAATGTGTGAGTCAAAGGAGGAAATCACGCAAAAGCCTAGGGCTTGGAAGTGGAGATTTCCTTTACAACAATAGTTTAAAATCAcagttttgaatgaaacatGTATATGTCAAAACGGAACTTAGATTAGAGGCCGttacaaaatcaacaatacatTATGATAGAGACAGGaaacaggaaacaaaacaacaactgaactaatacaatataatacggtacaataaaaaaaacaaacaaacatgcagggCAATTGTCAAAGGTTTGTATGGGAATTGCACAATTATTATTCATCATTCGTGATGAGGGAAAGTTGATAGTTAAATGATTTTAAAGATCAATATGTTTCCAAATGTCACATCTTGTATACGTgtttacataatttatgcataaagtGTCTGAGTTATGTTAATAATATGGAACCATTTTATTGTCTTATTGTCTTATATATTATCTTATTCAATTGGCTTTTTGGATATTAAGTTCAAAGcgttttcagacattttttctGATTATCTATGTATAGGTATTGATATGTATATTGTAcaaataacaggttgtttgcatagagaccgtttgtctctttagatgaatcaTTTGCTTTTGACCTAAAGAACATCC
The sequence above is a segment of the Diadema setosum chromosome 12, eeDiaSeto1, whole genome shotgun sequence genome. Coding sequences within it:
- the LOC140235813 gene encoding carbohydrate sulfotransferase 14-like, coding for MSSRRTRLHEACSAVGSRKLDYSSPSDVRDVTEHRGNLDTMLFNDKFRFISAVIFKCGSSNWRRFLMSLAEKQGRITNLPPQLARKQYKPKAPLSFFSKNQVHELTFRLRHYTKIVTVRHPLIRFLSGYRDKFIEHTDKFRKDIPAKILKARSGKVGPRHVTFPEFAGFVTKNNWTRGTDPHWTPQYIRSRPCEHDYDIIVKLETSQDDMAFLQHELGIEKFGTYQKEYEDRHRVSNDKKLIVSFYHQLTEELFHRVCDYYSLDFMLFGYYRPKSIADVEKIFDDFA